In Haloarcula limicola, the genomic stretch CGTCATCTCCGTCGACGCCGAACTGGGCTGGGGGTTTCACGACTACGAACCGGGAGACCGCCCGACCGAACGCATCGAGCGGTCGCGCTGGGGGTGGAACCGACTCGCCGACCTCTTCGAGGAGTTCCGCATTCCCGCGACGTGGGCGATCGTCGGCCACCTCTTCGAATCGGAGTGCAACGGGGCGCACGTCGGCCACCCGTCGCCGCCGGGGTGGTTCGACCACGAGCGCGACCCCGACCCGATGCCCGCGGAGTTCCGCTTCGCACCGGACCTGATCCGCTCGCTCGTCGACGGTCCGGTCGACCACGATATCGGATCGCACACGTACTCCCACGTCGAGTTCGGCGAGTCGTACGCGACGCCCGAGCTCGCGCGCGCCGAGTGCGAACGCTCGGTCGAAGTCGCGGAGGCCGCGGGGCTCTCGCTGTCGTCGTTCATCTTCCCCCGGAACAAACTCGGCCACCGCGCGGCGCTCGCCGAGACCGGATTCACCTGCTACCGGGGGCCGGCACCGGAACCCGCCATCGACGGGCCGCTGTTGGCTCCGGCGCGGAAGCTCGCTCGCGCGACGGTCGTCGACGCCGCGCCGCCGCTGGTCGAGCCGACGGTCGACGAGCACGGGCTGGTGAACGTCCCCGCGTCGCTGTTCCTCTACGAACTCCAAGGCCCCGCGCGCCGGGCGATCGCGTCGGCAGTCGGCGACCCGGTTCTGAAGCAGGCCCGCCTCGGCATCGACGCGGCGGCGGCCGGCGACGGCATCTGTCACCTCTGGTTGCACCCGAACAACGTCAGACGGGAGTACGACGTCGAGCCGCTCCGAGAGATACTGCGCTACCTCGACCGCGCGCGCGAGCGGACGGACTTGACCGTCGAGACGATGGCGGACGTCGCGGAAGCGACGCTGCGCGGTGAGCGGCA encodes the following:
- a CDS encoding polysaccharide deacetylase family protein, with the protein product MGTVVISVDAELGWGFHDYEPGDRPTERIERSRWGWNRLADLFEEFRIPATWAIVGHLFESECNGAHVGHPSPPGWFDHERDPDPMPAEFRFAPDLIRSLVDGPVDHDIGSHTYSHVEFGESYATPELARAECERSVEVAEAAGLSLSSFIFPRNKLGHRAALAETGFTCYRGPAPEPAIDGPLLAPARKLARATVVDAAPPLVEPTVDEHGLVNVPASLFLYELQGPARRAIASAVGDPVLKQARLGIDAAAAGDGICHLWLHPNNVRREYDVEPLREILRYLDRARERTDLTVETMADVAEATLRGERQTAKQV